A window of the Campylobacter sp. MG1 genome harbors these coding sequences:
- a CDS encoding magnesium transporter, with product MKNTAVAFEIIQDFLDEKDVSYAELLEALKIIKNDDYEAYENIIKSLDDEDLGNTAALMPDHMLSDVLELTSSKKLALALGELESDDATDLMQSIEEIDDEKANRIFSNLSKDEQDDILFLKRYDDEKAGAYMQTEVFTAKLNDTLESAISKYKELKKSEEIENIIRLFITDDDNKLIYSLHVGDLILYEFKDTFQQILDKNEELIKDLYYIRDYDTINDAISMVQDYDLSVIAVVDNNNKLLGRITYDDIHDLIQDYATEQMYNFAGVGDIDSEDENTIKAAKSRAKWLIVNLITSLISAHVIAMFSDAIEKLVALAALMPIVASMGGNTGSQALAVTIRKLALGELSYENSKHILLREIAISFSNATIFAIVLGAVAYFWFSIPMLSLVIFISMILNLGFAGLIGSLIPLVLKKCGFDPALGSAVLLTATTDALGFFSFLLLAKIILL from the coding sequence ATGAAAAATACAGCAGTAGCTTTTGAAATAATACAAGATTTTTTAGATGAAAAAGATGTTAGCTATGCTGAATTATTAGAAGCCCTAAAAATAATAAAAAATGATGACTATGAGGCCTATGAAAATATAATTAAAAGTCTTGATGACGAAGACTTAGGTAATACAGCAGCACTTATGCCTGATCATATGTTAAGTGATGTATTAGAGCTTACTTCAAGCAAAAAACTAGCTTTAGCATTAGGCGAATTAGAAAGCGATGACGCAACTGATTTAATGCAAAGCATTGAAGAAATTGATGATGAAAAAGCAAATAGAATTTTTTCAAATCTTAGTAAAGACGAACAAGATGATATTTTATTCTTAAAACGCTACGATGATGAAAAAGCTGGTGCATATATGCAAACTGAAGTCTTTACAGCAAAACTTAACGATACCTTAGAAAGTGCTATTAGTAAATATAAAGAACTTAAAAAAAGTGAAGAAATAGAAAATATCATAAGACTTTTTATAACTGATGATGATAATAAATTAATCTATAGTTTACATGTAGGGGATTTAATTTTATATGAATTTAAAGATACTTTTCAGCAAATTTTAGATAAAAATGAAGAATTGATAAAAGATTTGTATTACATAAGAGATTACGACACTATAAATGATGCTATCTCTATGGTTCAAGACTATGATTTAAGTGTAATTGCTGTAGTTGATAATAATAATAAATTATTAGGAAGAATAACTTATGATGATATACACGACTTAATCCAAGACTATGCAACAGAGCAAATGTATAACTTTGCAGGGGTTGGAGATATTGATAGCGAAGATGAAAATACCATAAAAGCAGCTAAAAGTAGAGCTAAATGGCTTATTGTAAATCTAATTACTTCGCTAATTTCAGCCCATGTTATCGCAATGTTTTCTGATGCAATAGAAAAATTAGTAGCACTTGCAGCTTTGATGCCAATAGTTGCATCAATGGGTGGAAATACTGGCTCACAAGCACTTGCCGTAACTATTAGAAAACTTGCTTTAGGTGAATTAAGTTATGAGAATTCAAAACATATATTATTAAGAGAAATTGCGATTTCATTTTCAAATGCAACGATTTTTGCCATTGTTTTAGGAGCTGTTGCGTATTTTTGGTTTTCAATCCCAATGCTAAGCCTTGTGATATTTATATCAATGATTTTAAATTTAGGTTTTGCAGGTTTAATTGGCTCATTAATACCTTTGGTATTAAAAAAATGTGGATTTGACCCTGCACTAGGTAGTGCGGTTTTACTAACAGCAACCACCGATGCTTTAGGATTTTTTAGCTTTTTATTGCTTGCTAAAATAATATTACTTTAA